GCACGAGGCCTGTCCGTGCGGGCCCTGCCCCGGGGTGTAGGAGGGCGCCCGGGAGGGCGCGGCCGGGGGAGGAGCgcccccgtggcaggcggggaggggcgggcgtAGGGCGGGTGAGGCCCCCAGACCGGGGAGCCCCCCGGCTGGGGGTGGGCGGGAAGcccagggggcggagggggaggggggcagtgggtgggcggcgggcgaggagggagggggggcggcggggggcgaaGTGGCCGGGCCCCAGCAGCGGGCTGGGCGGCAGGCTCGGGCCTTGCGCTAGGCCCGTCGCCGGGGCCGTTGCCGGGAGAGGCCCGGCCTGCGCCATCAGCTGCAGGGCTGGCATCTGGGACTGGCAGGGGGGgccggcggaggaggaggaggaggaggaggagggcggagGCTGGTGGGCCAGAGGCTTGAGGGCGGGTGGGGGCGGCAGGTTGACGGGCAAGTGCGAGGACGCCACCTTGGCGGGGGCCTCGGAGGGCTTGAGGGCCGGgtaagggagggagggcgggggggcgggggaggcagcGAGGGGGGCCCCACGCCCCCCGGGGAGGGCCGGGGGTCGGAGGGGTCGGCCTGCGACTCCAGGCCGAGGGGGGCGACGGTGGGAGGGGGGCTGCCCCCGAGGGGCGCCAGGGGGCACTGGGACACGGAGGAGTCCGTGTCGCTGTCCACCCCGCAGGGACTGGCCAGACTGGGCGAGGTGCTGCGATTGTCCTGGTCGATGTCCCGGGGTCACTG
This genomic interval from Mustelus asterias unplaced genomic scaffold, sMusAst1.hap1.1 HAP1_SCAFFOLD_3579, whole genome shotgun sequence contains the following:
- the LOC144490670 gene encoding uncharacterized protein LOC144490670 isoform X2, producing the protein MFKEIRTHEDGSVQMESVKTRKKDGIPGLRGSRRKANSSPEPRTSSRSSEDARSRGRISPGGVSSSSNESKTERGKPPMKVEASLDLNLGKVIRERIQAEDERTDRVNRKKMKLRPLSPSDLDSLDSNSLNEDTSSDPGTSTRTIAAPRPVWPVPAGWTATRTPPCPSAPWRPSGAAPLPPSPPSAWSRRPTPPTPGPPRGAWGPPRCLPRPPALPPLPGPQALRGPRQGGVLALARQPAAPTRPQASGPPASALLLLLLLLRRPPLPVPDASPAADGAGRASPGNGPGDGPSARPEPAAQPAAGARPLRPPPPPLPPRPPPTHCPPPPPPPGLPAHPQPGGSPVWGPHPPYARPSPPATGALLPRPRPPGRPPTPRGRARTDRPRA
- the LOC144490670 gene encoding uncharacterized protein LOC144490670 isoform X1, which translates into the protein MFKEIRTHEDGSVQMESVKTRKKDGIPGLRGSRRKANSSPEPRTSSRSSEDARSRGRISPGGVSSSSNESKTERGKPPMKVEASLDLNLGKVIRERIQAEDERTDRVNRKKMKLRELIQPLSPSDLDSLDSNSLNEDTSSDPGTSTRTIAAPRPVWPVPAGWTATRTPPCPSAPWRPSGAAPLPPSPPSAWSRRPTPPTPGPPRGAWGPPRCLPRPPALPPLPGPQALRGPRQGGVLALARQPAAPTRPQASGPPASALLLLLLLLRRPPLPVPDASPAADGAGRASPGNGPGDGPSARPEPAAQPAAGARPLRPPPPPLPPRPPPTHCPPPPPPPGLPAHPQPGGSPVWGPHPPYARPSPPATGALLPRPRPPGRPPTPRGRARTDRPRA